One Dromiciops gliroides isolate mDroGli1 chromosome 3, mDroGli1.pri, whole genome shotgun sequence DNA segment encodes these proteins:
- the LOC122747817 gene encoding potassium-transporting ATPase alpha chain 2-like, translated as MGKKKSGIYSIEVNGTKDIESIDTETSDKGDGKGKRKEQLKHHKKNCQEELKKDIDLYDHKLSTKELEEKYGTNIIQGLSSKRAAEILAQDGPNVLSPPKETPEIIKFLKQMVGGFSSLLWAGAILCFIAYGIELSKDNNASMDNLYLGVVLIVVVILTGMFAYYQEAKSTNIIASFIKMIPRKAFVIRDGEKREISAEELVVGDIVEIKSGDQIPADIRILDSQGCKVDNSSLTGESEPQSRSCALTHENPLETKNIAFYSTTCLEGTATGMVINTGDRTIIGRIALLASSVGHEKTPIAIEIEHFVHIVAGVAVSIGIVFFIISICMKYRVLDAVIFLIGIILANVPEGLVAAVTVSLSLTAKRMAKKNCLVKNLEAVETLGSTSIICSDKTGTLTQNRMTVAHLWFDNQIYEADTSEDQKAQIFDQSSATWASLSKIVTLCSRAEFSPGQESVPIMKKMVMGDASEAALLKFSEVIMGDVIERRKRNRKVVEIPFNSLNKFQLSIHETDDPNDKRFLLVMKGAPETILEKCSTIMIDGQEQPLDESTAEAFQTAYMELGSLGERVLGFCHLYLPEDEFPDTYSFDVETMNFPTSDLCFVGLISMIDPPRSTVPDAVMKCRSAGIKVIMVTGDHPITAKAIARNVGIISVNSETVEDIAKRLNIPVEQVNKREAKAAVVNGMELKEMSPEQLDELLIHHTEIVFARTSPQQKLMIVEGCQRQDAVVAVTGDGVNDSPALKKADIGIAMGCVGTDAAKNAADMVLLDDNFASIVTGIEEGRLIFDNLKKIIAFTLTKNIAELIPFLIFIIAGIPLPIGTIAILFIDLGTDIIPSIALAYEKAETDIMSRKPRHKKKDRLVNHQLALYSYLQIGILQSVGGFFAYFTVYAVQGFKPAQLIYLRPLWENDSINDLEDSYGQEWTKYQRKYLEWNGYTAYFVAVMVQQIADVIIRKTRINSIFQQGLFRNKAIWVGIASQIIIAVILSSGFGSIPVLNFTTLRVQYWFVAVPYGIVLWLYDEFRKLLIRRFPGRWWDKTMYY; from the exons Atgggtaaa AAAAAATCAGGAATTTACTCTATTGAGGTCAATGGAACAAAAGACATTGAATCAATAGACACTGAAACATCAGACAAGGGTgatggcaaaggaaagagaaaggaacaacTAAAACATCACAAGAAGAACTGCCAGGAAGAACTCAAGAAAGACATTGATCTG TATGACCACAAACTCAGCACAAAGGAATTAGAAGAAAAGTATGGAACCAACATCATCCAG GGTCTCAGTAGCAAAAGAGCCGCAGAGATCTTGGCTCAGGATGGCCCCAATGTCCTTAGTCCACCCAAAGAAACTCCAGAAATCATCAAATTCCTCAAACAAATGGTGGGTGGATTCTCCAGCCTCTTGTGGGCTGGAGCTATCCTGTGTTTTATAGCATATGGCATCGAACTTTCAAAGGACAACAATGCTTCCATGGACAAT CTCTATTTAGGTGTTGTGTTGATTGTGGTGGTTATCCTCACTGGGATGTTTGCTTATTACCAAGAGGCAAAAAGCACCAACATCATTGCCAGCTTCATTAAAATGATTCCTCGG AAAGCTTTTGTAatcagagatggagaaaagagggagatctCTGCAGAGGAACTGGTTGTAGGAGATATTGTAGAGATTAAAAGTGGAGACCAGATTCCTGCTGATATCAGGATCCTGGACTCACAGGGATGTAAG GTAGATAATTCATCTCTTACTGGGGAATCAGAGCCACAGTCTCGTTCTTGTGCTCTTACCCATGAGAATCCCTTGGAAACAAAGAACATTGCTTTTTACTCTACAACCTGCCTGGAAG GAACAGCAACTGGCATGGTCATTAACACAGGTGACCGTACCATCATTGGAAGAATTGCCTTACTGGCTTCATCTGTTGGGCATGAGAAGACACCAATTGCCATTGAAATTGAGCACTTTGTCCATATTGTAGCAGGAGTAGCTGTTTCTATTGGTATTGTGTTCTTCATCATTTCAATATGCATGAAATACCGGGTCCTAGATGCTGTCATCTTCCTCATTGGCATCATTTTGGCTAACGTCCCAGAGGGTCTGGTGGCTGCTGTCACT gtGAGTCTATCACTGACAGCAAAACGAATGGCCAAGAAGAACTGTCTGGTGAAGAACCTGGAAGCAGTGGAAACTCTGGGCTCCACCTCCATCATCTGCTCTGACAAGACTGGAACCTTAACACAAAACAGAATGACTGTGGCCCATCTGTGGTTTGACAACCAGATCTATGAGGCTGATACAAGTGAAGATCAGAAAG CCCAGATCTTTGACCAAAGTTCTGCAACCTGGGCCTCCTTGTCCAAGATTGTAACACTCTGCAGCCGAGCTGAGTTCAGTCCAGGACAGGAAAGTGTCCCCATCATGAAG AAAATGGTGATGGGAGATGCCTCAGAAGCTGCCCTCTTGAAGTTCTCAGAAGTCATCATGGGTGATgtgatagaaagaagaaaaagaaacagaaaagtggtTGAAATTCCTTTTAACTCCTTGAACAAATTCCAG CTCTCCATCCATGAGACAGATGACCCCAATGACAAGCGCTTCCTCTTAGTGATGAAAGGAGCCCCTGAGACCATCCTGGAGAAATGTAGCACCATCATGATTGATGGCCAGGAGCAACCCCTTGATGAAAGCACAGCAGAGGCCTTCCAAACTGCATACATGGAGCTGGGAAGCTTAGGGGAGAGAGTGCTGG GTTTCTGTCATCTCTACCTGCCAGAAGATGAGTTTCCAGATACCTATTCCTTTGACGTAGAGACCATGAACTTTCCCACCTCTGACCTCTGCTTTGTGGGACTGATATCAATGATTGATCCCCCTCGATCCACTGTCCCTGATGCAGTCATGAAATGCCGCAGTGCTGGCATCAAG GTTATCATGGTGACAGGTGATCATCCAATCACTGCCAAAGCTATTGCCAGAAATGTGGGCATCATTTCAGTCAATAGTGAGACTGTGGAAGACATAGCAAAACGTCTTAACATTCCTGTAGAACAGGTTAACAAAAG GGAGGCAAAGGCAGCTGTGGTAAATGGAATGGAGCTGAAGGAGATGAGCCCAGAACAGCTGGATGAGCTCCTGATCCACCATACTGAAATTGTCTTTGCAAGGACATCTCCCCAGCAGAAGCTGATGATTGTGGAGGGCTGTCAGAGACAG GATGCTGTTGTTGCAGTGACAGGAGATGGTGTTAATGATTCCCCAGCCCTGAAGAAGGCTGATATTGGGATTGCTATGGGTTGTGTAGGCACTGATGCAGCAAAAAATGCAGCAGACATGGTCTTACTAGATGACAACTTTGCCTCTATAGTGACAGGTATAGAGGAAG GTCGCCTAATCTTTGAcaatctgaagaaaatcattgcattCACCCTGACCAAAAACATTGCAGAGCTTATTCCTTTCCTGATCTTCATTATTGCTGGCATCCCTCTGCCCATTGGTACCATTGCCATCTTGTTCATTGACTTGGGCACTGATATT ATTCCTTCCATTGCCTTAGCCTATGAAAAAGCTGAGACTGACATCATGAGCAGGAAGCCACGCCACAAGAAGAAGGACAGACTGGTGAATCATCAGCTGGCTTTGTACTCCTACCTCCAAATTG GAATCTTGCAGTCTGTGGGAGGCTTCTTTGCCTACTTCACTGTCTATGCAGTCCAGGGATTCAAACCTGCCCAGCTCATTTACTTACGGCCATTATGGGAAAATGATAGTATTAATGACCTTGAAGACAGCTATGGACAAGAATGG ACAAAATATCAGCGGAAGTACTTGGAATGGAATGGATACACTGCCTACTTTGTTGCAGTCATGGTCCAGCAAATTGCAGATGTGATCATCAGAAAAACACGGATAAACTCAATTTTCCAGCAAGGTCTCTTCAG